The Bifidobacteriaceae bacterium nucleotide sequence GCGCAGGCCAGCGGCACGATCGCGCCACCAGCCGCCCGCGCCGCGCCACGCGCCCCCCGCCAACCCCAGGCGCCGATCCGACACGCCACACGACCCCAAATCGGCGGATCGAGGCTAAGTGAAAGGATTGTCCCCGACCCGAAGGAGAGGAACCATGAGCTTCCCCGAGAGGATCTCGTCTCGCACGCTTGAGGCGATGCCGGCTGGCTACGCCGAGTGGCTCGCCGACCTCAAGACCCGCGTCCGCGCGACGCAGTTGCGCATCGTGCGCGCGGCCAACGCAGAGGTCGTCGAACTGTACTGGTCCATCGGGCGCGACATTGTCGAACGCCAGAAACGGCTGGGTTGGGGATCGAAAGTGATCCCGCAGTTGGCCAGCGACCTACGGCGGGAGTTCCCCGACCAGACCGGCTGGTCGCCGACGAACCTAACCTACATGCGCAAGATGGCCAGACGGTGGCCGGAGGACCAGATTTCGCAGCAGCTTGCTGCGAAATTGCCATGGGGTCAAATCATGGTTCTCTTGGACAAGGCCCACGACGCCGAGGACCTACGATGGTACGCCCGCGAGGCGGTGGCCAACGGCTGGTCGCGCGCTGTCCTCGCATTCCAGCTCAAGAGCGGCCTGCGCGAGCGGCTGGGAGCCGCCCCGTCCAACTTCGCCGCCGCCTTGCCACCGCCGGACTCCGACCTGGCCCAAGAAATCACCAAGGACCCTTACGTGTTCCAGCACGCCGGGCTTGCCCAAGGCATGGCTGAGAAGGAACTGGAGCAGGCCTTGATCGACCGCATCCAGGACACTCTTCTCGAACTGGGCCGTGGCATCACTTTGGCCGGACGGCAGGTCAGGCTCACCGTAGACGGGGTCGACCGGTACCTCGATCTACTCATGTTCCACACGGAACAACTGCGCTACATCGTCATCGAACTCTTATGTGAAGCTTCACATAAGAGTTCTGATGTGAAGTCACTCGTTATGTGAAGCCGGGGTTTGCCGCCCCTGGCG carries:
- a CDS encoding PDDEXK nuclease domain-containing protein, giving the protein MSFPERISSRTLEAMPAGYAEWLADLKTRVRATQLRIVRAANAEVVELYWSIGRDIVERQKRLGWGSKVIPQLASDLRREFPDQTGWSPTNLTYMRKMARRWPEDQISQQLAAKLPWGQIMVLLDKAHDAEDLRWYAREAVANGWSRAVLAFQLKSGLRERLGAAPSNFAAALPPPDSDLAQEITKDPYVFQHAGLAQGMAEKELEQALIDRIQDTLLELGRGITLAGRQVRLTVDGVDRYLDLLMFHTEQLRYIVIELLCEASHKSSDVKSLVM